TCTTTGAATATGGCCACCGCCTACATGCATTGTGCACTTAGTACTCCGTTTGGCTCTTTGAACTTCTTTCGCAACGACTTTCCCTTTTACGTCTAGCTGATGACCGCCAGATTGTGTATTAAAAGGCCGTACAATAGATACCTAGAATCAGAGTTCTTCCTCTATTCACTCTGAATAGTGCCTATGCCATCGTACCGAGCATAGTAGTCAATACAAACACTGACTGGACTGAGGTAGATACTAGCTAGTAACTTGACTAATTAGGCATACTATAACGGGTGAGTTGATCGAGCTGAGAATGAAATTATATCGCATTATAGTATGCTGGGTTTCTATATTGGCAGAAGGTTTTCCTCATTCATCAAATCCTCCCTGTACGCTAGTCAATAGATCCCACATATTCCCTTACAATGCGGTCAAACGCAACACAAAGGTATCGACTTTATGCTACCCTGCGTAACACAGAGCTGTTCAGATGCTCAGGCGACACTGATTTGATCCCGGACAGATGAAGGTTCAATTCCAAGTCCCCAAGGACGCTGCGAAGCACATGGCGAACGCCTTCTTCACCACCAATTGCCAGACCGTACACGTAAGGTCGACCGAGCAGGACCATTTTGGCTCCAAGCGCAAGAGCCTTGACGGCATCCGCACCACAACGGATGCCAGAGTCGAAGAGGACCTCCAAATCTTTTCCGACGGCATGGACAATCTCCGGGAGCATGGCTAGCGAGCCGACGCCACCATCCTGTTGACGTCCACCGTGGTTGGAAACGACGATGCCCTGCATTCCATATTCGACAGCCAGCTTAGCATCCTCAACAGTCTGGATACCCTTGAGAACAATTGGACCGTCCCAGTTTTCACGCAAGAAACCGAGATCCTCCCAGCCATGGCTGGTTCCGGGAAAAATTGTGTGAGCCCATTCAGCCGCAGCCTTGGACATGTCTTCTTCAATGGTCTTGTCATGCTTCTCCTGAAATTTGCGCCGGAAAACAGGGTCAGAGAACCCAATTTCGGTCCCGATATTGTCCTTACGAAGGAACGGGTTATAGGCATTGCCCAGATCCGACGGTCGCCATCCCAGGATGTATGTGTCGAGTGTCACCACCAGGACCTTGTAGTTGGCAGCCTTGGCCCGTCTCAGCAGACTGAGGGTAACATCGCTCTGGTCGTTCAGGGGCCAGTAGAGCTGGAACCAGCGGGGCCCG
The sequence above is a segment of the Aspergillus chevalieri M1 DNA, chromosome 6, nearly complete sequence genome. Coding sequences within it:
- a CDS encoding lactate 2-monooxygenase (COG:C;~EggNog:ENOG410PG98;~InterPro:IPR012133,IPR037396,IPR037350,IPR008259, IPR013785,IPR000262;~PFAM:PF01070;~go_function: GO:0003824 - catalytic activity [Evidence IEA];~go_function: GO:0010181 - FMN binding [Evidence IEA];~go_function: GO:0016491 - oxidoreductase activity [Evidence IEA];~go_process: GO:0055114 - oxidation-reduction process [Evidence IEA]) yields the protein MNATPNLAPHSYEVDVYQEGLRDKRPAITFNAFEWEKLAKERLSAESFGYVWGSAGSRETDDNNRAAFKKWGIVPSRLVKSDFPSLKTTLFGDEYNYPMAIAPVGVQQIFHREGEIATASAAQQENVTYILSTASATSIEDVAKANGSGPRWFQLYWPLNDQSDVTLSLLRRAKAANYKVLVVTLDTYILGWRPSDLGNAYNPFLRKDNIGTEIGFSDPVFRRKFQEKHDKTIEEDMSKAAAEWAHTIFPGTSHGWEDLGFLRENWDGPIVLKGIQTVEDAKLAVEYGMQGIVVSNHGGRQQDGGVGSLAMLPEIVHAVGKDLEVLFDSGIRCGADAVKALALGAKMVLLGRPYVYGLAIGGEEGVRHVLRSVLGDLELNLHLSGIKSVSPEHLNSSVLRRVA